From the genome of Dermacentor andersoni chromosome 3, qqDerAnde1_hic_scaffold, whole genome shotgun sequence:
ACGAGACCAGCAAGTCGTCTCTCTGTCCGATTTTCCGCATCGGCGACATGGTCGAACAGGCTGGCGCGGACTTTGACACGATGGCGCGAAAGGTGCCTTTTTCAGTTTTTTCTATTGTtatgacttgaaaaaaaaaatgaattccgAGCACCGATCGAACACCTTGCTTCTATTTCAAAAGAAGGGATAATACCAAATCACATCGACGTGAAGCCACACAACAATAAcggtcatctgtcttgtctgcattgcctttctttaacgcggcgagcccgatatttccaagtcacgaacggcatgcccgttatccgcatgacagagcattctcgacaggaacgtagcgagcgcagcgttttcaaggaaggaaacgcaagcaagacaggtgacgattatcgttgtggcgaatatacaccccaaagggtgtgcaTTTGGTTAGGAGTGTACAGACAGGATCAGCAAACATGCGTCATAATCGTGCCCCGAATGCACCCACTGCACGCGTATCAATAGTACCTCCTTTACTGAGCGTCCTCCGCGCGGAGCCGTTTGCGTCTGGAGTACGCAGGCCTGATGGATCGGtcaatcgatcgattgattgattttagAGAGACTTAAGCGAAAGCTGCAAGCGAGGTTAAGCGAGCCTAACGCGGATGCTGCTTTAAATGACTATGAAAGATCACAAAGAACGGAGCATATTGCAAAAGACGTATAAAGGATAAACTACAGCATAATAATAAGGAATGAATATTAAGAAACGAAAATGGTATAAAGCACGCAATCACATTTCATAAAATAGGAAACAAAGGTCTCAGGGCACAGATATCTACTAAATGAAGAAACGTCCTAAAGAGATACATCTGCAGTTGTGAGAGAAGATCGTAAAGTGTATGACCACCTGAATTTTCTTATTGAACCTAAATTTAAATGCACGAGCATTACTGTATTAGGCCTCACCCACTATACGGTTGCTCTGTGGTTACGGCGCTCTGCTGacgagcacaaggtcgcgggttcggtggccccgatgggggcggaatgccgTCGTCGCGCAGGCACGATGAATAGCGAAGTTATGAATGATGCATTCTGCTCCGTCACCACTCCATTACACATTGCAGGGCGGGGTGATACAGATCATGATCACCTGGGACTGCGACCTCGACTACGATCCCAAGCACTGCCTTCCCGACTACTCCTTCCTGAGATTGGACGACCCGGACGCCAGGGTTGCACAAGGCTTCAACTTCAGGTCACTATTTATTAACAGTTCACACGGGAAGCTGATGGCAACAACAATTTTATGGGAGCGAGAAGAGTTCTTCTGCTCCTGCTACAAAATTCAACTGGTGGCCGGTGGTCTTAAAGAACAACTGGAATCCACAAAGTGACAAAGGGCCGAATGGAAAGCTTATAAGAAAGGCTCGTTTTTTCCCGGCGCATTTCTGCGCGCTCGGCGCCAGCGACCGAATCTATGTATACAAGCAGCAAAACTCATTTGAAAGCTGTGTCATCAGCAATGATCGGTGCCAAGATGTATAGCCGACGGAAATGTGTGCTTTCGCGCGCTTTCTGTCGATGTGAAAGggagaaaaagacagaaaagtaTTAAGTGACAAAGTAGCGTGGGGCCATCAGTGAAACGTGATGTTTTCGAAGCTAAGCTACTAAAATATTatcgtgttttacgtgccaaaaccactttatgattgaggcacgccgtagtgggggactccggaaattttgatcacctggggttctttaacgtgcacctaaatctaagtaccgcggatgttttcgcatttcgcccccatcgtaatgcggcccccgtggcagggattcaatcccgcgacttcgtgcttagcagcccaacgccatagccattaagcaaccacggcgggtgaagatAAGCTACTTTATTTTCTTACGAACTATAGGCCAGAAAACCAATGTGAGGAGTGACCTCGTTAGTCTTTACTAATTGATTGGCATAGAATAATAAGAGTCATGCGTAAGGGATCTGTGAACAATACAATAACGCTTATGTAATTTACGTAGTTCAAAGTGAAGGCAGTGTCAAAACATAAACACTTAAATGTACTGTAATGGCACTATAACTAATTATCGCGCCCACAGATGTAATTGGCAGCGTTAATGGCCGGTCCCTTCATTGTTTCGAATTATACCAAGCGTATGCATTGTGCAGGTACGCCAAGTACTACAGCGAGACTAGCCGGAGCTTGGTCAAGGCATACGGCATCAACTTCGTCGTGCTGGTGCGAGGCGAAGCGGGTAGAACGAGCATCATCCCCATAGCTGTCACGCTCGGCTCGGGGCTCGGCCTGCTCGCGGTGGTGAGAATCCCGCATCCCATCATCCAAGCTCAGACACTGTTCGCCCGATCGTTCGAAGAACGAGAGGGATTGCTTGAAAGTTTGCAATGTCGTAACGTCGAGCATATACGAATGCGCCATGATGTTGCTTCAAGAAAGCAAACTGTTTGCAGAGTAATTAAATGCGCAAAACCAGAACAGCTTGCGAAAGTGTGTGCAGCGTCGTCGTCTATACCACACACATCTCAGGGTTCGGTCGGCGCCGATATTATTGCTGCGCAATATCGCGACAGGTCCAGCTTTATGCACTTCCTTTAACGTAACTTTCTTGAATACGTACAACTTTCTTGAACGGGGCCTGTAGTTACATAAAATGCAACTCCTTCAGCTGCGCCTCAAGCTCTGCTCGCAGCTCACAAGTGTACACGACGAGCGTAACATATCTGGCAACAAGTTAGCGTAATTTTTTTAGCGACGGCTGAGATCGTTTGATGCCTCCGTACGCAGGCTACCGTGCTGTGCGACTTCGTGGCTGTCCACTTCGACAAAAGGAAAAAACTCTACAAAGCCAAGAAGTTCAAGTTTGTCTCGAAGAGGGACAGTTGCAACGTAAGCGACCTTCCAGTGTCTCACGTTAGTGCCATTATCATTTCTAGGGAGAAGCTTCCACTGCCTTTGTGAACTGCCTcattccctcccccctctctctctaccgaaaaaataaataaataaataaataaagaatcgACTCCGCAACATTTTAGGACGAGAACAAAGACGAAATACACCAAAAGCAAAGAAGTTAGTCTTATCAAACTTCTTTTCATCAGCCCTTCCGTGCACtgtgtgaagaaggacgagcagcgaagctatGGTGTTTTACCTCATTCGACGCatctaagtatatatatatatatatatatatatatatatatatatatatatatatatatatatatatatatatatatatatatatatatatatatatatatatatatatatatatatatatatatatatatatatgtatatatatatatatatatatatatattattattattattattattattattattattattattattattattattattattaagaacaTGAGGCTGtgtagaagcccatgtattgacaacGGACGGGAATTCCaaaatatttacaacttcactgtgaactacgtaattgcgaaaagtagatgaaactcggcgtaacgtTAGAGCCGTCTTAGCGTCTAATTGTCAcataatttgtttcgggatatTTTTTAGAAAGCAAGAGTTACAaacgttttctgtaaccatactccctccgtattcacagcagacgggaattctgtaaggtttacaacttcactgtgaagtaactaattatgacaagtaaatgaaacttgcCATAATGATAGAGTTGTCTTAGCGGACAATTTCAGTGCCAGTGGATGAGAGGAGAACGTGGACGAGAAGGGTTTGCCTGCAGGGCCTATGTATGACCTGACTGCGGCATGTAGATGATTATCGCTTTCTTTACTTCATACTCGCGGCCATGGTAATATGAGAAAACAACGTGCTTTATCGTACCGTCCATCACTCTGCGCGCATCGGATTTAGTTCTAGGCATGCATGACGTTCTCAAACAATACTTTGCGAAGAACTTTGTTCGACATGACGAACGGCAAAGAGCAGTGTCAATACAGTCGCTTACTCGTGTTGCCTGCACTCTGTCCTCTCGTACATATTGCAGTAATCAAATGACATTACCGCTGTTGACATGCAGTATAAGGGCCTACAGTAAAGAGTTGATGTTTATCATGAATTCGGAAGTTTGTCACGAATAATTTACGCGCGCAAAACACCATCGGGAAGCGCGTCAGATCACGCCTGCAGTGATAAATCCGATGCTCAGCGCGAAGTTTCGTCAGCATAACTTCACGTGCCACTATTGCGAAGAGCCACCCTCTTCAGCGGCTCCGTTCTGCCTATTCGACGTGCAAAATTTGAAATCCGAAAACGAAACACGGGCCAGACGAAACAGGCCTGGTGGCGATCAGAGAGCGCGGCCGGTAGAGCCCACACACAGGCGTGCGCATGTCGTCAGAGGGCAGCGGTAAGTGGGGCGGAAAGGGCCAGCCGACACCCCAATATTTCCTCCCCTCTTTCCACCATGTAGTGCCAAGTGATAGGGTGCCCTCGTGGATACCCAACGAAAACAGAGTATCAtgtactgcccccccccccccccccccccccacagcctTGATTACATTCCAGCAAAACCATTTGTCAAGGCCGCTAATATCGCGAAAggaataggattttttttttcttttgcaagaaaACATATGGTCAGATCGCGCAATATTTTTTCCTTCCTGTTGTACGAGGacatacagggtgccccagctaacttttgccagagtttaaaaatatgcgaatgccacgtagctggatagaaccaaggtaatgttgtttgccgtcgcttggagatgctcagattatctTTTTCATTCTACCTGAATACATTACTagccctaattaattaatcaacttctcaaatattataattagattaaaagtgtcaatgggaaatttgtagagcgacacgaaaaactcTCGATatagttttctgttgctcaatacgtgctacataaaagtgtttttgagagcgtgaaagaagcccgcgaatacacgcaaaatcccTCTAGCGGCACTTTATCGTGTGCGATAAACCATGTTGCTATAGCGCCGAGTCTTTTGTCTTCTCTGTCGTCTTGCGTGCCCTGTTTGCGCTCCATATCACGTGATGTAATGCCAACTAGCCAATTGTTCTTGTGTTTTCTCTATATAGCCGCGACTGTAGATTTATTTGAGTCTGCGTCTCTCTCGTGCCGCTCCGTTACTCCTGTTGGCTGTCGGTGGGCTGTCATCGACCTGTCGCCGATATTTGTCCTTCCACAGTTGAAGGTGCCCTGTCCCGACTTGGGTGGTTCGAGACTCAAGCGCCGGAGCCAGGTGCCCTTCCTGCGGGCCCAGAGATCTGCCAGCAGTACGGACAGCCGGCCCTCGCAAGAAGACAGCAGTTGACTGATCCGCGGAATGATACCCAGCATTTCCCGATAACTAAAATCAATACTGGCACCTTGGAACGCTGTCGACCGACAGCCTTTCGCGGGGGTGTCGGTCGCGTGTCACCTCGCCGTGATTGATGAGGGGTTGCGAGGCGATAATAAAAAGCTTACAGGATAGCCTCTCTACGATTCAGAGTTTACATTTCAATCAAAGTAAATGCTTTCAAGATAGTGGAAATTTGGGCCTGTTCGTTCACGATGATCGAGTCGCATATAGCGCAGAGGGAACAAccacaaactccccccccccccccccccccccacacacacaaaaggaagacaagCCGAGACATGCAGGGTGCGAAATGTGTGTTGCGCTCCGTGTGTCGCCTTGTCCTTCTTCTTGTGGTCCGTCCCTCTGCGCTACGCAACCCGATTAAATGTTTTCGTTTTCCCCCAACCCCAAGCAGACCGTGAGCGTGACTTTCCGTTGGTGTTTTTCGAAATGTGCGAGTTGACTTGCCATACATAATACGCATATACCGCTTTTATTTTCAATTTCAACACATCTTCGAAATAAAGTATCGGTTGTAGCAGACAGCGCAGCTTAATCCTTGCTAATTAATAACACCTTCTTGACTTCAACCAGTGAACTTGCAACATATGTTGCAGGATTGAAGTTTAGGGAAAACAGGGAGAATGCGGGAGTTGGAAATTCAgtgtgatgagcaaaacgagaacaaggtgaaagctttcgccttgctctcgttttgctcataggATTGAAGTTGATCACTTACAAAGACCACTACATCTTACTAAAGTGTCGTACAAACAGCCGAATGTCTCATTTTGGTAGAGCGAAGCGGGCTTTGACACCCGTCCTCAATTTGACAGGACATGCGAAATGACCTTGAAACAGGAGAGTGTTCGGCAAGCTTAGCATAGGTTCTAAGCTTAACAATTAACAAAGTATAGGGTTATTCCACGCGAAACGTCCCAGGCCCCAAAAGTGACCATCGCCGATTCTCTCGGGAAAATTGGGATAGTTGGTGACTGCGTGAATTAGGTTTCACCGAAGTACATTTCTCGAAAAGAATTTTTTGGGTGACGTAAGCGCATCTTGAAGTTTCCGCAAGGAAGCAAAAGTTGGTTGGAAGCACGATTGagggcattttcttttttaatcaagTGTTAAACTAGATAAAATGGCAAATCTTATTTTAGGATATTCTCCTGGCGTGGTTCTTTCATGTAACGTCATAGGTGAACACATTTATGAATTTTCCACGTTTAATTGGCtcagcaacaaacaaaaaattgtgtgctttcagaacttttcttttttttgtctaaaCAACGTTAGCGTTTCAGCTACAATATGATCGTGCCATTTTTTTACCGTTGCCATAGTTATGCTAAAAATAATGTTCGACTATGAAATCAATTTTTCAGGAAATTACTTCCAAATTTGGGAAAAAGTCATTTTCTGGTGGTTTTCAGACCCAATTCCAGACAAATAAATATACGTTAGCGTAACTATGTTATATAAAATAAATGTTGTTTTTTTCAAGAAGAATATGTTAGTGAAACCTGATTCACACAATCACCAATTGACAAGCGCAATTTTTTCAAAAATAGTCGCCGATGGTCACTTTTAAAATCTGGGACATTTCGTGTGGAATGACCCAGTACTAAAACTTCCTTAATTACTGATTAAATAACGTAGTCTGTTGAAATGCCGCCACCTGCCACAGGTCGtattctatctttcttttttcttttcaatctgTGAGGCAACCACACTAGTAGCCTCGCTTTTCACTAGTTGTCCctgttcgatgggggcgaaatgcgaaaacacccgtgtgcgtagatttaggtgcacaataaagaaccccaggtggcccaaatttccggagtaccccactacggcgtgcctcataatcagaaagtcgttttgacacgtaaaaccccataatttaattttgcattgtagtatattgacacgtgtacttatattcatcgggcgaccacgtttcgccgcctaacaaatgttatcgcacagcgctggacgcgcctgcatgtatccgaagtttctggaaagttatcgatgcttctatccgctgtctgttgtcgccgaactttatgttatctgattccatcgcctgacgcgaatggtgtagaactttgtggaaggcacgcgggtcccaacgattagtctggaacattcgacgactgctgtataaaagccgacgcgcttgacccccaACGAAGTTAAGAAGCGACAGTGGGAAAAGATGGAACAAGCAACGACGACTGGTGGGGGACATCATAGTCGACAACGCGAACCCAAAGGGGGAAAACACTTCAAGTTCCGCGGGGAATCTTTCCCAAAACTGGAAGCAAATCAGAGCAGACCATCGCCGCCGCCCAAAGGACGCTCCGGTTCCCGTGCCAGGAGCCAGTCCAGGGGTCGCTCGAGCTCAAGGGacctagtgtccctgtatatgagcatatacaggaacactaaagGGACCCTGCCAACCCATGGAGACGAGGTAGGAGCAAGGAGCGTAAGGGTGTGAATTTTGCGGGCAAGGTCTCCCAGGAAAGTAATCAAAGGGATAAACGGGACGAAGAAattgagaaattaaagaaaatggtcGAAAAATTAACGGGGATAGTCGATTCGCAACGGTCCGAAATCCAAAACTTAAAGAAATCACAGAGGCAGGCAACCCCTCCTCCGCAACAACCCATTAGACAGatgaccgcccccccccccccccatcggcACGTCAACAGCCGCAAGGAGAGGATAAGATGGTCACAGAGGCGTCCCTCCCGCCACCAACGAAACGCAAAATTCAAGACGCCGACCCTATTCAGGCTATAGAGAAAAGGGTCGAAAATTTGGAAAGGTTAGAGGCCAAGATGAATGAATTTATGAACCATATCAACATTCAAATTCAAGCTGTCCTCGGGGCAGTTCAGAAACAGGCCGAGGAATGCCAAAGGCTAAGGAATGAGATGGTCGCCATGAACGGTGTTGCGCCTCAGGGCGATccctccgttagcaaccagtttgttgcgtttGTAGGCGATCCCACTGCTAGTGACCTGTctcttgcgtactccagggtagcgtaccgtactgctgccgagaagtagcggctcCTGCCTTTCGAAGCccgaccgacattacttattgggtagcgtagcgttgtcggcgagctgcaggcatacggtagaccatggcgaccgagcaagggcgagacgacgatttgctagtgcgaaacttgcaccgtttattcaaaggtagttgaaagaaaataagaggaTAAAGTATCAAGTATGAAGTATCTcacaagtacatttcggagccccttaaataggctctctacaatcgtgtgggcgggatcttgcttccgtcgatgacacgtgacaggcaccgagagaaggcccctcctcctgcaataccaagcacgggaaggagaagtcgatcctcttttcgacgaatccggcGAGTAGGTCGTGTGAAGGACCTCTCCGGCGCCGTGGGGTCCGGccaagagaaggtgagggggaTGAGGTAAGCACACACGATGCCACGACCATGAGAGGAGCGGAAGAGGTCGCCCGTGGGCTCCGGCTCAGGGGGTAGGGTGAATGACCTCTCCGGCGCTTGTGGGCTCCGGCTCAGGGGGTAGAGTGAATGACCTCTCCGGCGCCGTGGGGTCCGGccaagagaaggtgagggggaCGAAGTAGTACCCATGGTGCCACAccaagagaaggtgagggggaCGAGGTATGGCCCTTGGCATCCGGCCATACCTAACAACGGGTGGCAACAGAATATGGAGCAGATCGtcacgcaactgcaaaatggccaggcgcgcaaatgaaaatcaaatctggcagtggaactgtcgcggcttccggCGCAAGCGGTCGATTCTGCAACAGTACCTTCCGCTATTAGATGAGACTCCTTTGGCGATTGCCCTCCAGGAAACTGGAGGACCCGCAAAACTGTCAGGCTATCAGGCATTTCATAGTGGCAGGGGGGAGAAATCCTCGGTTACAACGCTCGTGAAAAGAAATATCGCGGCCATTGAACACGATCTGGAGTCGAGAGAGATCGAGAACGTGTTTGTCGAAATTCTGACCGGAAAACAGAAGGACCCTAGTTTATTCCTTCTAAATTTATACAGCTCACCCATGCAAAGGAAGGTGAGGTTCAGGGCTCTGCTTCGCAAGGCCCTCAAAATTTCAAGCAACCAGCCACTGTtgatagtgggggactttaatgcacaTCACCAGGAATGGGGGTACCCGcaccaaagcccgaaaggcagacagctgtgggaagatacgcatgacatagggctcactctgcacacggaccctgagagtccaacgagggtgggcaatagcgttagtaaggatacatctccagatctgacattctcgaaaaacattaaagatgtaGAATGACATAATTCGGATCTAAattttggcagcgaccactacataattgtTTCCATACTGAAAGAGGGCCTTCAAACGCGCAGGGCTCGCGCGCCGGCCGTCGTTGAATGGGATAAGTTTAGAGATATCAGGAGAGCGCAGGAACTGGGGCCCATCAGAAACATCGAGGAATGGACGACGGCGCTCAAATTGGACGTTAGAAAGACGACAAAAACGCTCGAAGGGGATAACGCCCcggagatagcggacagccgt
Proteins encoded in this window:
- the LOC126519869 gene encoding P2X purinoceptor 4-like isoform X3, with the protein product MGFAAALAAVESATVHVFSAFFFEYRTLKVVQIGNRKIGLLNRTIQLVIIGFIIGCGVFAEIRPDLREGLPALQFLHERCDGEGEGRAVHGVPLRGRLQAGPRGYAPLPQDVGQRGHRRTAARIMTGRCVRAAHPDEDQYVCEIRGWCPVERHVLPLKNGAGLLAGVRNFTIFIKNYVQFPLFKVRRRNIPDRVNASYLRSCLHETSKSSLCPIFRIGDMVEQAGADFDTMARKGGVIQIMITWDCDLDYDPKHCLPDYSFLRLDDPDARVAQGFNFRYAKYYSETSRSLVKAYGINFVVLVRGEAGRTSIIPIAVTLGSGLGLLAVATVLCDFVAVHFDKRKKLYKAKKFKFVSKRDSCNVSDLPVSHLKVPCPDLGGSRLKRRSQVPFLRAQRSASSTDSRPSQEDSS